A single genomic interval of Helicobacter jaachi harbors:
- a CDS encoding 2-hydroxyacyl-CoA dehydratase, translated as MTQKMTPHIKSWQNANTSSLIMKPENKRELKRVPFTAEMKQTHTILVPMMLPIHFQLLVNILHLHGYKAELLHNDGKGVVDEGLRNVHNDTCYPALLVIGQMIDALKSGKWDLNKVALLITQTGGGCRASNYIYLLRKALNKAGFGAIPVISLNFSGLESNQGFSVTRPMLQNFLNAIIYGDLVMHIANQCRAYEKHKGDTDKMVDKWVTRITTKGTDEGLQKYSALKKDLWLILDDFASIERESEPKIRVGIVGEIYIKFSPLGNNNLEDFLLGENCEVVIPGFLDFCLYCINDTIVGNKMYGGTLAQSLIYRVVYWYFANKQSDMIKIIKKHGAFRAPTPFKHTKKLVDGYVSEAMNMGEGWLLTAEMLELINQDVQNIVCTQPFGCLPNHIVGRGMMKTIKERNPQSNIVSIDYDPGATKVNQENRIKLMLSNAKKAQASLA; from the coding sequence ATGACGCAAAAAATGACCCCACACATCAAATCTTGGCAGAATGCAAATACTTCATCGCTGATTATGAAGCCTGAAAACAAGCGCGAGCTTAAACGCGTGCCATTCACAGCAGAGATGAAGCAAACGCATACAATTTTAGTGCCTATGATGCTGCCTATACATTTTCAATTACTTGTAAATATTTTGCACCTGCATGGCTACAAGGCTGAATTACTCCATAATGATGGCAAAGGCGTGGTAGATGAGGGATTAAGAAATGTGCATAATGATACTTGCTATCCTGCGTTACTTGTGATTGGGCAGATGATTGATGCGCTAAAAAGCGGCAAGTGGGATTTAAATAAAGTCGCGCTTTTAATCACGCAAACAGGCGGAGGCTGCCGCGCGAGTAATTACATTTATCTTTTGCGCAAGGCGTTAAATAAAGCTGGCTTTGGCGCTATCCCTGTAATTTCACTTAACTTTAGCGGCTTAGAATCTAATCAAGGCTTTAGCGTTACGCGCCCTATGCTGCAAAATTTCTTAAATGCTATCATTTATGGTGATTTGGTTATGCATATTGCTAATCAATGCCGCGCGTATGAGAAACATAAGGGCGATACAGATAAAATGGTGGATAAGTGGGTTACTCGCATTACCACAAAAGGCACAGATGAGGGATTGCAAAAATACAGCGCGCTTAAGAAAGATTTATGGCTTATTTTAGATGATTTTGCAAGCATTGAGCGGGAGAGCGAACCTAAAATCCGCGTGGGTATCGTGGGTGAAATCTATATCAAATTCTCGCCCCTTGGCAATAATAATTTGGAGGATTTCCTTTTAGGCGAAAATTGCGAAGTAGTGATACCGGGCTTTTTGGACTTTTGTCTTTACTGCATAAATGATACTATTGTTGGGAATAAAATGTATGGCGGCACGCTCGCACAAAGCCTCATTTACCGCGTGGTGTATTGGTATTTTGCCAACAAGCAATCAGATATGATTAAAATTATTAAAAAACATGGCGCCTTTAGAGCGCCAACGCCCTTTAAGCACACTAAAAAGCTTGTTGATGGCTATGTGAGCGAGGCGATGAATATGGGAGAGGGCTGGCTGCTCACTGCTGAAATGCTTGAGCTTATCAATCAAGATGTGCAAAATATCGTCTGCACACAACCATTTGGCTGCTTGCCTAATCACATCGTAGGGCGCGGTATGATGAAAACCATTAAAGAGCGCAATCCTCAAAGCAACATCGTATCTATTGATTACGACCCCGGCGCGACAAAAGTCAATCAAGAAAATCGCATAAAACTTATGCTAAGCAATGCTAAAAAAGCCCAAGCGAGCCTAGCCTAA
- a CDS encoding phosphatase PAP2 family protein yields the protein MKYSAILLLSCVLSCPFVKAKSGFALYSDVMQILPFVMMAYSYSIDDVQGVKEQAIGAGGTLLSMFAIKQSFAYIARDNPAKARISQRPSPYDKHFDGFPSGHTAFVFSSVGFAQKRYGWKFSLPLGIIATSVGFSRIYADKHDALQVLSGALLGFGISYLCASKYPLSAWVDSAHDGSVSYHLGYLMRF from the coding sequence ATGAAATATAGCGCGATTTTGCTCCTCTCTTGCGTGCTTAGCTGCCCTTTTGTGAAAGCTAAGAGTGGCTTTGCGCTCTATAGCGATGTGATGCAGATTTTGCCCTTTGTGATGATGGCATATAGCTATAGCATTGATGATGTGCAGGGTGTGAAAGAGCAAGCCATAGGCGCTGGTGGCACACTGCTTAGTATGTTTGCTATTAAGCAGAGCTTTGCCTATATTGCGCGCGATAATCCTGCTAAAGCGCGCATTTCACAGCGCCCAAGCCCTTATGATAAGCACTTTGATGGCTTTCCCTCCGGGCATACAGCGTTTGTGTTTTCAAGTGTGGGCTTTGCGCAAAAGCGCTATGGGTGGAAATTCTCCCTGCCATTAGGCATTATTGCCACTTCTGTTGGATTTTCTAGAATCTATGCGGATAAACACGACGCCCTGCAGGTGCTAAGCGGTGCGCTACTAGGCTTTGGCATATCTTATCTATGTGCTTCAAAATATCCGCTAAGCGCGTGGGTAGATAGTGCGCACGATGGTAGCGTGAGCTATCATTTGGGATACCTTATGAGGTTTTAG